The window CGACTTCACATCCTTACACACTTAGCATAAATTTTGGGACCTTAGCTGATGATCTGGGCTGTTTCCCTTACGTGCATGGACCTTATCACCCATGTACTGACTGCCGAGTATACAATAATGGCATTCGGAGTTTAATTGCATTCAGTACCCCTAGGTGGGGCCATCATACATTTAGTGCTCTACCTCCATTACGCTAACCTCAACGCTAGCCCTAAAGCTATATCGGGGAGAACCAGCTATCTCCAGGTTCGATTGGAATTTCACCCCTAGCCACAAGTCATCCACGGTCTTTTCAACGAACGTTGGTTCGGTCCTCCATCAAGTGTTACCTTAACTTCAACCTGCTCATGGCTAGATCACCTGGTTTCGGGTCTACGACTACATACTAAACGCCCTATTAAGGCTTGCTTTCACTACGGCTCCATGTCTTCCACTTAACCTTGCATGCAATCGTAACTCGCCGGCTCATTCTACAAAAGGCACGCCGTTACCCATTAACGGGCTCCGACTTCTTGTAGGCATATGGTTTCAGGTGCTATTTCACTCCCCTCCCGGGGTGCTTTTCACCTTTCCCTCACGGTACTGGTTCACTATCGGTGAATAGGTAGTATTTAGCCTTACGCGGTGGTCCGCGTGGATTCCGACAAGATTTCACGTGTCTCGCCGTACTCAGGATCCCATTTCGAGACTTGTTTATTTCGTATACGGGGCTATCACCCTCTGTGGCATGGTTTCCCAACCATTTCTACTATAAACAAGTTTTGTAACTCTACTAATATGGTCCTACAACCCCAGATAAATCTGGTTTGGGCTTGTTCCCCTTTCGCTCGCCGCTACTAAGAGAATCGCATTCGCTTTCTTTTCCTCTAGGTACTGAGATGTTTCAATTCCCTAGGTATACCTTCACTATAACTATGTATTCATTATAGGATGATGAGAGATTAATCTCACCGGGTTTCCCCATTCGGAAATGTCCGGATCAAAGCTTACTTCCAGCTCCCCGAACCTTATCGCAGGTAGTCGCGTCCTTCATCGTCTCCTATTCCCAAGGCATTCACCATACGCCCTTTGTAACTTCAAATTTGATCAATCAATTGGTTTAAATAACCAAAGGTTTTTTTGTTTTGAGAATCATTTACAAATAAATAACTGTGAAATTTCAGTTTTAAAAGTTAATTTTAAAAATAACAGAAATTTGATTGTTAATTTGTTATATAAATAAATTTATATAACTAGATGTCTATTATCCAGTTTTCAAAGAACAATTCATAGCAATTTAAAAATACTGTTTGACGAGTATTGATTTTATTACTATCTGAGAGAACTAACCTCTCAAAACTAAACATAACACATCACTAAAGCCTTAATACTTAGAAGTATTTAAACTCCATAGAAAGGAGGTGATCCATCCGCACCTTCCGGTACGGATACCTTGTTACGACTTCACCCTAATCATCAGTCCTGCCTTGGGCAGCTCCCTCCTTGCGGTTAGGATACCGACTTCTGGCATTACCAACTCTCATGGTGTGACGGGCGGTGTGTACAAGACCCGAGAACGTATTCACCGCGGCATTGCTGATCCGCGATTACTAGCGATTCCGACTTCATGAGGGCGAGTTGCAGCCCTCAATCCGAACTGAGACCGGCTTTTTCAGATTAGCTCCCTCTTACGAGATCGCAACTGTTTGTACCGGCCATTGTAGCACGTGTGTAGCCCAAGACATAAGGGGCATGATGATTTGACGTCATCCCCACCTTCCTCTAGCTTACACTAGCAGTCTCGTTAGAGTATCTCAACTTAATGGAGTAACTAACGACAAGGGTTGCGCTCGTTACTGGACTTAACCAAACACCTCACGGCACGAGCTGACGACAACCATGCACCACCTGTCTCAATGTTAACCTCTACTGTATCTCTACAGCTTTGCACTGGATGTCAAGCCTTGGTAAGGTTCTTCGCGTTGCTTCGAATTAAACCACATGCTCCACCGCTTGTGCGGGTCCCCGTCAATTCCTTTGAGTTTCACTCTTGCGAGCATACTACTCAGGCGGAGTACTTAATGCGTTAGCTGCAGCACCGAACTTAGTCCGACACTTAGTACTCATCGTTTACGGCGTGGACTACTAGGGTATCTAATCCTATTTGCTCCCCACGCTTTCGTGCCTAAACGTCAGTGATAGGCCAGTTGACCGCCTTCGCCACTGGTGTTCCTCCATATATCTACGCATTTCACCGCTACACATGGAATTCCATCAACCTCTCCTACACTCTAGTCTAACAGTTTTCAAGGCGAACTGGAGTTGAGCCCCAGTCTTTAACCCCAAACTTGCTAAACCGTCTGCGCACGCTTTACGCCCAATAAATCCGGATAACGCTTGCCACCTATGTATTACCGCGGCTGCTGGCACATAGTTAGCCGTGGCTTTCTGGTAAGGTACCGTCAAACAAATAGCATTTCCTATATTTGCTGTTCTTCCCTTACAACAGACCTTTACAATCCGAAGACCGTCTTCAGTCACGCGGCATTGCTCCATCAGGCTTTCGCCCATTGTGAAAAATTCCCTACTGCTGCCTCCCGTAGGAGTTCGGGCCGTGTCTCAGTCCCGATGTGGCCGATCACCCTCTCAGGTCGGCTACGTATCATAGCCTTGGTAGGCCATTACCCCACCAACAAGCTAATACGCCGCACCCTCATCCATTAGTGGTCCAAACGGACCTTTCAACCTTCAAAGATGCCCCTCCAAAGATATCATGCGGTATTAGCAGTCGTTTCCAACTGTTATCCCCCGCTAATGGGTAGATTAGATACGTGTTACTCACCCGTTCGCCACTGGGTGCAAGCACCCCGTTCGACTTGCATGTATTAGGCATGCCGCCAGCGTTCATCCTGAGCCAGGATCAAACTCTCATGTAAAATAATTATTTTTTCCTAGCTTTAATGACGGATATAATCATTGATTAAATGTATATCATAATTGTTATGTTTAGTTTTCAAAGATCGTTCATGTTTGTTAGTGTCTCTATAAAACACCTTACAAATGATACAAAATTTAGTAATTATTGTCAACATTTTTTTAAACTTTTTCACAATTTTAATTAACTCTTTTGTACATTTGGTAAGCATTTTATACTAATAAATTATAATTCTGCATTATTTTTATTAAGCTTATCGAACACCTTAATAAGTATATAAAATGTTGAGTTTTTTGCAAGTGTTTTTTACAAAAAATTTAATTTTTTTTACTTTTTTTACTTTTTTAAATTCCCTTTAAAATTAAGGGTTTTTAACAAATAAAAAAAGTAACCCAAATGATTAAATATTTTTTTGATAAATACAAGGAAAAAGACTAAGATATTAAAAAATAAAAATCACTTATCAAAGATAAGCAATTAATGCAAAAAGATATTTAAATTATGGTGTGCATATTAATTTTAATTTAATTAAAATTTGTTAAATAGCTAACCCGATCGGCAATAATATCGTTGTAGTAACTCTTATCATCAAAATTATTTGCTTTAAAAGACTGAATCCCCGTCCTTTGACCACAATAATTGCTTTATCCCATAAACTATAACATCTAAATCATCAATATTGTTGGTTCATACTTTGAAATTAACAATATCTTCATCATAATTACCTTCCCGGTTTTTGAAAGGTCGTTGAACCTTTAATAAAAATTTCATTAGTTTGCGTTCTGTCTCTTTTTTGTCATAAACAATTTCATAAAGGCCCTCAACTTGACCAACTTACATTACTTGGTTCACTTCTTTTCATCCTTTCTTAATTAAAATAGCTTTATACTCTTGAATTATAAAAGGAATCACAATAAAAAAGCAAAAAAATTCCCCCGGTGCATAAATTATTTTAAGTAATCTGCTCCCTTTTGAATTTCAACTTTTGATAAATCAGGGTAATCTAACTGGTGCATAACTTCATAAGCCACAATTCCCACCGAAGACGCCACATTCAAACTCCGCACATTCGGATGCATTGGAATTCGAAAACAACGTTCTAAATTATCATGTAAAATTTCGTAGGGAATGCCAGTTGATTCCCGACCAAACATAATATAAATTGGTCCATTATGTTCTTTAAAATTAATGGCACTATGGGGTTGTTTAGCATAGCGTGTTGAACAATATAATACAGCATCTGGATTTAAAGTTAAAAATTGCTGTCAATCATTATATAATTGATAATCACTAACGTGAATATAATTAGCACTACTACGGGTAATAAAGCGTTCATCAAAAAAGAAGCCCAGAGGCTCAATTATATGTAATTTGGCATTGACAGCAACACAAGTTCGAATAATTGCCCCAACATTTTGGGCAATTTCTGGTTCATATAAAACAATATTTAATTTTTTACTTGTTGTCATGCTGCTCTCCTGATTGGGCATACCAATCCATAAATAGTTTGATTGCTTTACTACGGTGCGAATACTGATTTTTTTCATGTAATGATAACTCACCATAAGTTTTATTTAACTCTGGTAGTAAAAAGATCAGATCAAAACCAAAAGCATCATCTCCCCGTGGTTCTAAAGCAATTTCTCCGTTCGTAATTCCTAAAAAAGTTTTGGCAACATTACGCTGACTGTCAACATAACTTAACGCACACACCGCTCTCGCACTGCGGTCCGTTAAATCCTTACATTTCTCTAATAATAAATTATTAACAATCTTATTATCTAAAATGGGAGCAGCTCATCTTTTCGTATAGATCCCCGGAAAATTATCTAATTCAATAATTTCTAAACCCGAATCATCTGCTAAAACTGGGACCTTTAAAAACTCGCTTAAATACTGTGCTTTAATTAAAGAATTTTCTGCAAAGGTTGTTCCCGTTTCATCAATTTCGCTAATAAAGTCAAAATCTAAGAATGATTTAACATTAACATTTAACTGGGCAAATAATTCTTGATATTCTTTAACTTTATTGGCATTATTAGTGGCAATAATAATCTCTTGCATGTTTCTTTCCTCCTTTGGTTCTCCTAAATCATTAATAATATTGTATAATAAAAATGATTATTTTAGAAAAAGAGTTGAGAAGATGAAATTTGAACAAGGTGAAAAATTAAATAAGGGATTAACTAATATTAATTACCGGTGGGGTGAATTCTTTGTTCGTTATGAACAACCCTTTACCCGCTTATTTCTTGACCATGAAAATG is drawn from Spiroplasma mirum ATCC 29335 and contains these coding sequences:
- a CDS encoding tRNA (cytidine(34)-2'-O)-methyltransferase — encoded protein: MTTSKKLNIVLYEPEIAQNVGAIIRTCVAVNAKLHIIEPLGFFFDERFITRSSANYIHVSDYQLYNDWQQFLTLNPDAVLYCSTRYAKQPHSAINFKEHNGPIYIMFGRESTGIPYEILHDNLERCFRIPMHPNVRSLNVASSVGIVAYEVMHQLDYPDLSKVEIQKGADYLK
- the rdgB gene encoding RdgB/HAM1 family non-canonical purine NTP pyrophosphatase → MQEIIIATNNANKVKEYQELFAQLNVNVKSFLDFDFISEIDETGTTFAENSLIKAQYLSEFLKVPVLADDSGLEIIELDNFPGIYTKRWAAPILDNKIVNNLLLEKCKDLTDRSARAVCALSYVDSQRNVAKTFLGITNGEIALEPRGDDAFGFDLIFLLPELNKTYGELSLHEKNQYSHRSKAIKLFMDWYAQSGEQHDNK